One window from the genome of Mycolicibacterium gadium encodes:
- a CDS encoding TetR/AcrR family transcriptional regulator: MQPETAEGDDRNCIIDAAYTCLSEPHSGAISVAAILQRAGVSTRAFYRHFESKDELFLAMLRQETDLLAERLDRICAEVPGGPVDQVRAWISGMFGLIHDDQTRMHFSVIDSDEVRAAKGYRETREQAHADRERSLVGILRRGREDGTFPLTNPEQDAIAISALVSRMMLTQHYEDKVRCAAGAEPSSGLRVTCPGRHPAMSFGRAGSRF, translated from the coding sequence GTGCAGCCAGAGACTGCCGAGGGCGATGACCGCAATTGCATCATCGATGCCGCCTATACCTGCCTGTCAGAGCCTCATTCCGGCGCCATCTCGGTCGCGGCGATCCTGCAGCGAGCGGGTGTGTCGACGCGGGCGTTCTACCGCCACTTCGAGTCCAAGGACGAACTGTTCCTGGCGATGCTGCGTCAGGAGACCGACTTGCTGGCCGAGCGCCTGGACCGCATCTGTGCCGAGGTCCCCGGCGGCCCGGTGGATCAGGTCAGGGCCTGGATATCCGGCATGTTCGGATTGATTCACGACGACCAGACCCGAATGCACTTCTCGGTGATCGATTCCGACGAAGTGCGCGCCGCGAAGGGATACCGCGAGACGCGCGAGCAAGCCCACGCCGACCGCGAGCGCTCGCTGGTCGGGATCCTGCGCCGCGGCCGCGAGGACGGGACGTTCCCGTTGACGAATCCCGAGCAGGATGCGATCGCCATCAGCGCGTTGGTCAGCAGGATGATGCTCACCCAGCACTACGAGGACAAGGTAAGGTGTGCAGCGGGCGCAGAACCGAGTTCTGGACTTCGCGTTACGTGCCCTGGGCGCCACCCCGCGATGAGTTTCGGTCGCGCGGGAAGTCGGTTCTGA
- a CDS encoding MCE family protein: MADARDDEGLHPGWWTLFLVLLVIGAIWLTAALFTGSLEKFVPVTLTSERSGLVMETDAKVKLRGVQVGRVAAIEGGSEPVKLKLEIYPDQLQYIPANVEAQIRATTVFGAKFVDLVYPSDPSSERLRAGQVLVSRNVSVEVNTVFENVVGVLDQIDAAKLNSVLSALAEGVRGKGERIGEATTDANQVLLALNPRSETIRADWQSLKNFSDTYSVAAQDILATLNAASTTSETIVRRSDALDALLLSTIGLSNSGIALLAPSQANLIKAINVLEPTTNLLYKYNPSYTCLLLGAKHLLDHGGYEAPGGNGRSIVLDAGLALGDDPYSFPRHLPIVGAKGGPGGKPGCGSLPDVKENWPVRQLVTNTGFGTGVDWRPNPGIGFPGYVNYLPTTRAVPEPPSIRNLFGGPAIGPVPYPGAPAYGAPLYAPDGTPLWPGLPPAPPPGAPKDPGPRPGSEPFVVQAPAFQQPTPLPPVPLPHFAAPGP; encoded by the coding sequence ATGGCTGACGCGAGGGACGACGAGGGACTGCACCCGGGTTGGTGGACGCTGTTCCTGGTGCTGTTGGTGATCGGCGCCATCTGGCTGACGGCGGCGTTGTTCACGGGCTCGCTGGAGAAGTTCGTGCCGGTCACGCTGACGTCCGAGCGGTCCGGTCTGGTGATGGAAACCGACGCCAAGGTCAAGCTGCGTGGCGTGCAGGTCGGGCGGGTCGCCGCAATCGAGGGCGGCAGCGAACCGGTCAAGCTCAAACTCGAGATCTACCCGGATCAACTCCAGTACATCCCGGCCAATGTCGAGGCGCAGATCCGCGCCACCACGGTGTTCGGTGCCAAGTTCGTCGACCTCGTCTATCCGAGCGATCCCAGTTCGGAACGGCTGAGAGCCGGCCAGGTGCTGGTGTCGCGCAACGTCAGCGTCGAGGTCAACACGGTGTTCGAGAACGTCGTCGGCGTGCTCGACCAGATCGACGCGGCCAAGCTCAACAGCGTGCTGTCGGCGCTCGCCGAAGGTGTCCGCGGCAAGGGCGAGCGGATCGGGGAGGCGACCACCGACGCCAATCAGGTCCTTCTCGCGCTGAACCCGCGCAGCGAGACCATCCGCGCCGACTGGCAGTCGCTCAAGAACTTCAGCGACACCTATAGCGTTGCGGCACAGGACATTCTCGCGACGCTCAACGCGGCAAGCACCACCAGCGAGACCATCGTCAGGCGTTCGGACGCCCTGGATGCGTTGCTGCTCAGCACAATCGGGCTCTCCAATAGCGGCATTGCGCTGCTCGCGCCGAGTCAGGCGAATCTGATCAAGGCCATCAACGTGCTCGAGCCGACGACCAACCTGCTGTACAAGTACAACCCGTCCTACACCTGCTTGCTGTTGGGCGCCAAGCATCTGCTGGACCACGGCGGGTACGAAGCGCCGGGCGGCAACGGGCGATCGATCGTCCTCGACGCCGGCCTGGCCCTCGGCGATGACCCGTACAGCTTCCCGCGGCACCTGCCGATCGTCGGCGCCAAGGGCGGTCCAGGTGGCAAGCCGGGTTGCGGGTCGTTGCCGGACGTCAAGGAGAACTGGCCCGTCCGCCAACTCGTGACGAACACCGGCTTCGGAACCGGAGTCGACTGGCGACCCAACCCCGGCATCGGCTTCCCCGGCTACGTCAACTACCTGCCGACCACCCGTGCGGTGCCCGAGCCGCCGAGTATCCGAAACCTTTTCGGCGGCCCCGCGATCGGGCCGGTCCCGTATCCGGGTGCCCCGGCGTACGGCGCACCGTTGTACGCGCCGGACGGAACGCCGCTGTGGCCGGGTCTGCCGCCGGCCCCGCCACCGGGAGCGCCGAAGGATCCGGGTCCGCGGCCGGGGTCGGAGCCCTTCGTGGTGCAGGCGCCTGCGTTCCAGCAGCCGACACCGTTGCCGCCGGTTCCGTTGCCGCACTTCGCGGCACCAGGGCCGTGA
- a CDS encoding VOC family protein, whose product MPAITPSLWFDNNLEEAAAFYTAIFPNSSIEGFERYTDAGPGTPGEVAWGNFSLDGQRFIGINGGPQFPFSEAVSFEIRCKDQAEVDYYWERLLDGGEESQCGWLKDRFGLSWQVVPDRLYELLADPDPARAAAANKAMLGMRKIVIAELEDAVRI is encoded by the coding sequence ATGCCTGCTATTACGCCAAGCTTGTGGTTCGACAACAATCTCGAGGAAGCGGCGGCGTTCTACACCGCGATCTTCCCCAACTCCTCGATCGAGGGGTTCGAGCGCTATACCGACGCCGGCCCGGGTACGCCCGGTGAGGTGGCGTGGGGCAATTTCTCGCTGGACGGGCAACGGTTCATCGGTATAAATGGCGGTCCGCAGTTCCCGTTTTCCGAGGCGGTGTCTTTCGAAATCCGCTGCAAGGACCAGGCGGAGGTCGACTATTACTGGGAGCGGTTGCTCGACGGCGGCGAGGAGTCGCAGTGCGGCTGGCTCAAGGATCGATTCGGTCTGAGCTGGCAGGTTGTGCCCGACCGGCTCTATGAACTGCTCGCCGACCCGGACCCCGCACGCGCCGCTGCTGCGAACAAAGCGATGCTCGGAATGCGCAAGATCGTCATCGCCGAATTGGAGGACGCGGTCCGTATTTGA
- a CDS encoding MlaE family ABC transporter permease: MVASDVLVKPVRAVGGFYGMALDTFVAMVRPPFAWREFITQAWFVARVSIVPTLMLTIPYTVLLTFTFNILLREFGAADFSGTGAALGTVRQIGPIVTVLVVAGAGATAMCADLGARTIREELDALRVMGVDPIQALVVPRVLAATLVSLALSATVILVGLAGAYFFCVYIQNVSPGAFAAGLTLIIGALDVTIALIKAALFGLSAGLIACYKGISVGGGPAGVGNAVNETVVFTFMALFAINVVATAVAVRVTM; this comes from the coding sequence GTGGTCGCTTCCGACGTCCTCGTCAAGCCGGTCCGCGCAGTCGGCGGTTTCTACGGGATGGCGCTCGACACGTTCGTCGCGATGGTCAGGCCGCCGTTCGCATGGCGCGAATTCATCACCCAGGCGTGGTTCGTCGCGCGGGTGTCGATCGTGCCGACCTTGATGTTGACGATCCCCTACACCGTGCTGCTGACGTTCACCTTCAACATTCTGCTCAGGGAGTTCGGTGCTGCCGACTTCTCCGGAACCGGAGCCGCGCTCGGCACGGTGCGGCAGATCGGTCCGATCGTGACGGTGCTGGTTGTCGCGGGCGCCGGCGCCACGGCCATGTGCGCCGACCTCGGCGCCAGGACCATTCGTGAGGAACTCGACGCGCTGCGAGTGATGGGCGTCGATCCGATCCAGGCCCTCGTGGTGCCCCGCGTGCTGGCCGCGACCCTGGTATCGCTGGCACTGTCCGCGACGGTGATCCTCGTCGGCCTCGCGGGTGCCTACTTCTTCTGCGTCTACATCCAGAACGTGTCACCGGGTGCGTTCGCCGCGGGCCTGACACTGATCATCGGCGCGCTCGACGTCACCATCGCGCTGATCAAGGCGGCGTTGTTCGGGCTCTCGGCCGGTCTGATCGCCTGCTACAAAGGCATATCCGTCGGCGGCGGCCCGGCGGGCGTCGGCAACGCGGTCAACGAGACCGTCGTCTTCACGTTCATGGCGCTGTTCGCGATCAACGTCGTCGCGACCGCGGTGGCAGTGCGGGTGACGATGTGA
- a CDS encoding ABC transporter permease: protein MAKRLDGYAAAWNHVGMQTKFYGKTLRSIPYVFANYRIELMRIIAQMGLGTGALVVIGGTVAIVGFLTVTTGALVAVQGYTDFSEIGVEALTGFASAFFNVRLIAPATTAIALAATIGAGATAQLGAMRINEEIDALEVMGIRSIAYLASTRVMAGLVVVIPLYCVGVLASFWAARFGTTVIYGQSTGVYDHYFRTFLNPTDLVWSFVQSIAMAVVIMLIHTYYGFSASGGPAGVGEAVGRAVRTSLIVAAFVVMMISLAVYGQTGNFNLAG, encoded by the coding sequence TTGGCGAAGCGACTCGACGGTTATGCCGCCGCCTGGAATCACGTTGGCATGCAGACGAAGTTCTACGGCAAGACGCTGCGCAGCATCCCGTACGTGTTCGCCAACTACCGGATCGAGCTGATGCGCATCATCGCTCAGATGGGCCTGGGCACAGGCGCTCTGGTGGTGATCGGCGGAACGGTCGCGATCGTCGGCTTTCTCACGGTGACCACCGGCGCCCTGGTGGCGGTGCAGGGCTATACCGACTTCTCCGAGATCGGCGTCGAGGCGTTGACGGGGTTCGCGTCGGCGTTCTTCAATGTCCGCCTCATCGCACCCGCGACCACGGCGATCGCACTGGCGGCCACCATCGGCGCCGGCGCCACCGCGCAACTGGGCGCCATGCGGATCAACGAGGAGATCGACGCGCTCGAGGTGATGGGCATCCGCAGCATCGCGTACCTCGCGTCCACCCGCGTCATGGCGGGCCTCGTCGTCGTGATCCCGCTGTACTGCGTCGGCGTGCTCGCGTCGTTCTGGGCCGCACGATTCGGCACCACCGTGATCTATGGCCAGTCGACCGGTGTGTATGACCACTACTTCCGGACATTCCTGAATCCCACGGACCTGGTGTGGTCGTTCGTTCAGAGCATCGCGATGGCCGTGGTGATCATGTTGATCCACACCTATTACGGCTTCTCGGCAAGCGGCGGACCGGCGGGCGTGGGGGAGGCTGTGGGACGTGCGGTGCGGACTTCGCTGATCGTCGCGGCCTTCGTCGTGATGATGATCTCGCTCGCGGTGTACGGGCAAACCGGCAACTTCAATCTGGCTGGATGA
- a CDS encoding virulence factor Mce family protein has product MTGSWKSAAVRLGVFLAVCLLGVFALYAVFGQLRFGEKANTYKAEFLNVTGLEKNDFVRIAGVEVGKVENISIQGDTTALVEFTADDSVVLTDGNRAVIRYDDLIGGRYLSLVEGAGGTTKIRPGETIPLARTSPALDLDALIGGFRPLFSALDPDQVNALSGQLIQAFEGQGATIGSFLTQTAALTNTLADRDQLIGEVIVNLNIVLGSLGDQSDQFAKAVDSLSELVQGLAERRTDIANGVAYANAAAGSVADLLSQARPPFAKTIQETDRAAGIVVADVDYFDNLINTLPDAYQALSRQGIYGDFFSFYLCDIVLKLNGKGGQPVYVKIAGQQTGRCAPR; this is encoded by the coding sequence ATGACGGGCAGCTGGAAAAGCGCAGCCGTGCGTCTCGGCGTCTTCCTGGCTGTGTGTCTGCTCGGGGTGTTCGCGCTGTATGCGGTGTTCGGGCAGTTGCGCTTCGGAGAGAAGGCCAACACATACAAGGCCGAGTTCCTGAACGTGACCGGCCTGGAGAAGAACGACTTCGTCCGCATCGCGGGAGTGGAGGTCGGCAAGGTCGAGAACATCTCCATCCAGGGCGATACGACCGCACTTGTCGAGTTCACCGCCGACGATTCGGTCGTGCTCACCGACGGCAACCGGGCAGTGATCCGGTACGACGACCTGATCGGCGGCCGTTACCTGTCGCTGGTGGAGGGTGCGGGTGGCACCACGAAGATCAGGCCGGGGGAAACGATTCCGCTGGCCCGCACATCGCCCGCGCTGGATCTCGATGCGTTGATCGGTGGCTTCCGGCCGCTGTTCTCGGCGTTGGACCCCGACCAGGTGAATGCCCTGTCCGGACAGCTGATTCAGGCGTTCGAGGGCCAGGGAGCGACGATCGGCTCGTTCCTGACGCAGACCGCGGCGCTGACCAATACCCTGGCCGACCGCGATCAATTGATCGGTGAGGTCATCGTCAACCTGAACATCGTCCTCGGGTCGCTCGGCGACCAAAGTGACCAGTTCGCAAAAGCGGTCGACTCGCTTTCGGAGCTGGTGCAGGGACTCGCGGAGCGCAGGACCGACATCGCCAACGGTGTCGCGTACGCGAATGCCGCAGCAGGCAGCGTCGCGGATCTGCTGTCGCAGGCACGTCCGCCGTTCGCGAAGACCATCCAGGAAACGGACCGGGCGGCAGGCATCGTGGTGGCCGATGTCGACTACTTCGACAACCTGATCAACACCCTCCCCGACGCCTATCAGGCGTTGAGCCGGCAGGGCATCTACGGTGACTTCTTCTCGTTCTATCTTTGCGACATCGTCCTCAAGCTCAACGGCAAGGGTGGCCAGCCGGTCTATGTGAAGATCGCCGGACAGCAGACGGGGAGGTGCGCGCCACGATGA
- a CDS encoding alpha/beta fold hydrolase produces MDTTRSEPQTVKFRVAGVDADITLVADEWNRGAPSAQDRPTVLMLHGGGQNRFSWKGTGQILADHGLHVVALDSRGHGDSDRAPDANYTVDALCNDTLAVIDQIGRPVILIGASMGGMTGMLVAHAAGPQRVTKLVLVDVVPRYEKEGSAHIREFMASGMDGFASLDEAADAVAAYLPYRTKPRSPEGLKKNLRLRDGRWYWHWDPAFLTAPMDDPFVRVEKLERAVMESTMPILLIRGKLSDVVSPEGVKDFLEKVPRAEFAELSEAGHTAAGDDNDAFSEVVVQFVCK; encoded by the coding sequence TTGGATACCACACGCAGCGAACCGCAGACGGTGAAGTTCCGGGTGGCCGGCGTCGACGCTGACATCACCCTGGTCGCCGACGAGTGGAACCGAGGGGCACCGTCCGCGCAGGACCGGCCGACGGTGCTGATGCTCCACGGCGGCGGCCAGAACCGCTTCTCGTGGAAGGGCACCGGGCAGATCCTGGCCGATCACGGGCTGCACGTCGTCGCTCTGGACAGCCGTGGCCACGGCGACAGTGACCGCGCACCTGATGCCAATTACACGGTGGATGCGCTGTGTAACGACACCCTGGCCGTCATCGACCAGATCGGCCGCCCGGTGATCCTGATCGGCGCGAGCATGGGCGGAATGACCGGAATGCTGGTCGCACACGCCGCCGGGCCGCAACGAGTGACCAAACTCGTGCTCGTCGACGTGGTCCCGCGCTACGAGAAGGAGGGCAGCGCCCACATTCGCGAGTTCATGGCCAGCGGCATGGATGGCTTCGCGTCGCTCGACGAGGCGGCCGACGCGGTTGCCGCATATCTTCCATACCGGACAAAGCCGCGCAGCCCTGAGGGTTTGAAGAAGAATCTGCGTTTGCGTGACGGACGCTGGTACTGGCACTGGGATCCGGCGTTTCTCACCGCACCGATGGACGACCCGTTCGTGCGGGTGGAGAAACTCGAGCGGGCGGTGATGGAATCGACGATGCCGATCCTGCTCATCCGAGGCAAGCTTTCCGACGTGGTCAGTCCTGAAGGCGTCAAAGACTTCTTGGAGAAGGTGCCCCGCGCCGAGTTCGCCGAGTTGTCCGAAGCCGGGCACACCGCAGCCGGGGACGACAACGACGCCTTCTCCGAAGTCGTAGTTCAGTTCGTCTGCAAGTGA